The Vicinamibacterales bacterium DNA window TTCAACGTGCGGGGCATCCACGTGGCTGAATTCATTGGGGTGGGACATGAGCTGCGCGCCCCGATTCGAAGCCCTCAGGCCGGCGAGTTCGAGGTGCTCGGCCACGTCGTCCGAGACAGGCTGAACAAGCAGATCGCGCGATCTCAGCATTCATGAGCGGACGGTGAAGCTACACCGCACGGCCATCACCACGAAACTCCACGTGCAATCGGTCGTCGGGTTGACCGAGGAAGCGGGTCTCTTCGCGGAATCAGCGCCGACCTTCCCCAAAGGGCTGTAGTCGGCGACGTCCCGGCTCGCTATATTGCCCTCGTCATGATGATTCGCATACGGTCGGGCACGCCCGTCGCGTTGATCCTGGCGGCCCAGACCGTCCTCGCCGGCTGCGCGAGCAGCAGCGCGACGTCCGCACCGGCCAATCGCCCGCCATCGGCCACCGGCGGCGCTTTCGTCTGGCAGGATTTGGTGACCACCGATGCGCCGGCGGCGCGCAAGTTCTATAGCGCACTCCTCGGCTGGGAGTTCAAGGACGTCAGCCGCGCCGGGCGGCCTTACTTGATCGCCACCACGGCCACCGGACCTGTGGGGGGACTGGTGGATGTCCGCAGCATCAAGGATGCGGCCTCCCAATGGGTCAGCTACGTGACGGTCGCCGACATCGATCGGACGGTCCAGCAGGTGGAGGCCGCCGGTGGAAAGATCCTCGCGCCGCCGACCGCGACCGGCGCAGGCCGCGTGTGCGTCATGGCGGATCCGCAGGGGGCTGCCATCGGGCTGCTGCAACCGACGGCAGGCGTGCCCGCTCTTCCGGCCAGCCCGGCGACGGCTCATTTCTTCTGGCGGGAGTACCTGGCGCAGGACGCCTCCAAAGCGCTTGCCTTCTACAAGGACGTGCTCGGCTATGAGGCGACCAGTACGGACCGCGGGCAGGGCCTCGAGTACTTCGTGCTGCGTCGCGACCGGCCGCGGGCCGGCCTCTTTCAGTTGCCCGCCTCGGCCAGCCAGGTGCGACCGAACTGGCTGCCGTACGTCCTCGTGGACGATCCCGCGGCCCTCGCCGCGAAGGCAACCAGCCTTGGCGGGCGCATCCTCCTCAGTCCGTCCCCCGATCGCCGCAACGGCACGCTTGTCGTCGTCGCCGATCCGACGGGCGGCGTCGTCGCCCTGCAGAAATACCCCCTGTGACCAGGGGCGGAGTCATCCGGCTTTTCGAGAGGTGTTTCGAATGCATCTGCGCACGTGGCTCAACCGCACATTTCTTCTCGCTGGAGTCTTCACGATCGCGCTCGCGAGTTCGGGTTGCGATGTCGCAGTCGGCGTTGGCGTCGGCTACGGATACCCGGGCGCCTGGGGCGGTCCGTACGGGGGCGGCTACATCGGCGGGCCGGTTT harbors:
- a CDS encoding VOC family protein; translated protein: MMIRIRSGTPVALILAAQTVLAGCASSSATSAPANRPPSATGGAFVWQDLVTTDAPAARKFYSALLGWEFKDVSRAGRPYLIATTATGPVGGLVDVRSIKDAASQWVSYVTVADIDRTVQQVEAAGGKILAPPTATGAGRVCVMADPQGAAIGLLQPTAGVPALPASPATAHFFWREYLAQDASKALAFYKDVLGYEATSTDRGQGLEYFVLRRDRPRAGLFQLPASASQVRPNWLPYVLVDDPAALAAKATSLGGRILLSPSPDRRNGTLVVVADPTGGVVALQKYPL